The Miscanthus floridulus cultivar M001 chromosome 17, ASM1932011v1, whole genome shotgun sequence genome has a window encoding:
- the LOC136516124 gene encoding uncharacterized protein has protein sequence MRHLKLIRNMRAQSDLWFADYLLRIGGGTKEVNGDGNVRIPDEIYVPYSYDAEKDLHTLIDIIFSDLNANMADKEYITTRAILSTRNDWVDMINMKMIDMFQGGETVYHNFDTTVDDPHNYYPSEFLNSLTPNGLPPHVLKFKLRCPIILLRNIDPANGLCNGTRLMVWGFRRNTINAEIVVGQHARKQVFLSRIPLCLSDDEMFPFQFKRKQFPIRLSLAMTVNKS, from the coding sequence ATGCGCCACCTAAAGCTCATCCGCAACATGAGGGCTCAGAGTGACCTGTGGTTTGCAGATTATCTTTTGCGCATTGGCGGTGGAACGAAAGAGGTTAACGGAGATGGCAATGTACGTATTCCAGATGAGATATATGTCCCGTACTCTTACGATGCCGAGAAAGATCTTCATACATTGAtcgacatcatcttttcagatCTAAATGCAAATATGGCAGACAAAGAGTACATCACCACCAGAGCGATTTTATCTACACGTAACGATTGGGtggacatgatcaatatgaaaatgaTTGATATGTTCCAGGGCGGCGAGACGGTGTATCACAATTTTGACACTACGGTAGATGATCCACATAACTATTATCCATCGGAGTTCCTTAACAGTTTGACCCCCAACGGGCTGCCTCCACATGTCTTGAAGTTCAAGCTCAGGTGTCCTATcatattgcttaggaatattgaccCTGCCAATGGGCTATGCAACGGTACAAGGCTGATGGTGTGGGGGTTTCGAAGAAATACAATCAACGCGGAAATCGTGGTAGGGCAGCATGCTAGGAAGCAGGTATTCCTTTCTCGAATACCGCTATGCCTGTCTGATGACGAGATGTTCCCGTTCCAGTTTAAGAGGAAGCAGTTTCCTATCAGGCTGAGCCTTGCCATGACGGTCAACAAGTCATAG